A genomic window from Streptomyces sp. HUAS YS2 includes:
- a CDS encoding EamA family transporter, whose amino-acid sequence MDSPVKDIAAVSVPEAAAAPGAVAAPTRATRLGPVALVVAGGLSVQFGSAVAVLLMPRAGALGVVTLRLILAAAVLLIVCRPKVRGYGRADWGTVVAFGTAMAGMNMLFYQAADRIPLGAAVTLEVLGPLALSVIASRRLVNLLWAGLALGGVVLLGGGGFDRLDPLGAAFALAAGAMWAAYIVFSARTGRRFPQADGLALAMAFGAVLSLPFGIAEAGDKLLVPSTIGLGLAVALMSSVLPYTLELLALRRLPAPTFAVLMSLEPAIAATAGFLVLSQALSGTDALAIALVIAASIGAVRTQVKSVRAPAK is encoded by the coding sequence GTGGACAGCCCGGTCAAGGACATCGCCGCCGTCTCCGTACCCGAAGCCGCCGCCGCGCCGGGAGCGGTCGCCGCCCCGACGAGGGCCACCCGGCTCGGGCCCGTCGCGCTCGTCGTCGCCGGTGGACTGTCCGTGCAGTTCGGGTCCGCCGTCGCCGTGCTGCTGATGCCGCGCGCCGGCGCGCTGGGTGTCGTCACGCTGCGGCTCATCCTCGCCGCCGCCGTCCTGCTGATCGTCTGCCGGCCCAAGGTCCGCGGCTACGGCCGCGCAGACTGGGGCACCGTGGTCGCCTTCGGCACCGCCATGGCCGGGATGAACATGCTCTTCTACCAGGCCGCCGACCGGATCCCGCTGGGCGCCGCGGTGACCCTGGAGGTGCTCGGACCGCTCGCCCTCTCCGTGATCGCCTCGCGCCGCCTCGTCAACCTCCTCTGGGCCGGGCTCGCCCTCGGCGGCGTCGTCCTGCTCGGCGGCGGCGGATTCGACCGGCTCGATCCGCTCGGCGCGGCCTTCGCCCTCGCGGCGGGCGCGATGTGGGCGGCGTACATCGTCTTCAGCGCCCGTACCGGACGGCGCTTCCCGCAGGCCGACGGCCTGGCCCTGGCCATGGCCTTCGGCGCCGTCCTGAGCCTGCCGTTCGGCATCGCCGAGGCCGGTGACAAGCTCCTCGTCCCCTCGACGATCGGTCTCGGCCTCGCCGTCGCGCTGATGTCGTCCGTACTTCCGTACACCCTCGAACTCCTCGCCCTGCGCCGGCTGCCCGCGCCCACCTTCGCCGTCCTGATGAGCCTCGAACCGGCCATCGCGGCCACCGCCGGCTTCCTCGTCCTGAGCCAGGCGCTGTCCGGGACCGACGCGCTCGCGATCGCCCTGGTCATCGCCGCCAGCATCGGCGCGGTCCGCACGCAGGTGAAGTCGGTCCGCGCCCCGGCGAAGTAG
- a CDS encoding LysR family transcriptional regulator, translating into MSIELRHLRCFLAIAEEGNLTRAAARMHLTQPAVSRTLAALEKHLGARLVDRSTHHFALTPEGRAFHDRAATAVAAFDAAADPERLRHRPLRLGHAWSAFGPYTTPLLRRWQREHPRTPLELLRIDDRTAGLTRGEVDAALLRGPVDTPGLATVQLATEPRIAAVPADSPLAARETLTLADLAPETAILNPVSGTTTLDLWPPDARPSATVTVANTDDWLTAIAAGRGIGVSAASTAEMHPHPDVTYRPLPDAPPVPVLLAWRDAAPHPATEALVALAREISGTG; encoded by the coding sequence ATGAGCATCGAGCTCCGTCACCTGCGCTGCTTCCTCGCCATCGCCGAGGAGGGCAACCTGACCAGGGCGGCCGCCCGGATGCACCTGACCCAGCCCGCCGTCTCGCGGACGCTGGCCGCCCTGGAGAAGCACCTCGGCGCGCGGCTCGTCGACCGCTCCACGCACCACTTCGCGCTCACGCCGGAGGGCCGCGCCTTCCACGACCGGGCCGCCACGGCCGTCGCGGCCTTCGACGCGGCGGCGGACCCGGAGCGGCTGCGGCACCGCCCGCTGCGGCTCGGCCACGCTTGGTCGGCGTTCGGGCCGTACACCACCCCGCTGCTCCGGCGTTGGCAGCGCGAGCACCCCCGGACCCCGCTCGAACTCCTCCGCATCGACGACCGCACCGCCGGTCTGACCCGCGGCGAGGTCGACGCGGCGCTGCTGCGCGGTCCGGTGGACACCCCGGGCCTGGCCACGGTGCAACTCGCGACCGAGCCGCGGATCGCAGCGGTCCCGGCGGACAGCCCGCTGGCCGCCCGGGAGACGCTGACGCTCGCGGACCTGGCGCCGGAGACCGCGATCCTCAACCCCGTGTCGGGCACCACCACCCTCGACCTCTGGCCGCCGGACGCCCGCCCCTCGGCGACCGTGACGGTCGCCAACACCGACGACTGGCTCACCGCGATCGCCGCCGGCCGCGGCATCGGGGTATCGGCGGCCTCCACCGCCGAGATGCACCCCCACCCCGACGTCACCTACCGCCCCCTCCCCGACGCCCCGCCCGTCCCCGTCCTCCTCGCCTGGCGCGACGCCGCACCCCACCCGGCGACGGAGGCCCTGGTGGCCCTGGCCCGGGAGATCAGCGGGACGGGATGA
- a CDS encoding VOC family protein, whose translation MKSELDSFYPVICTRDVAAARDFYTRHLGFTATFQADWYVSLRRPDAPHYELALLDHRHPTLPEGYRNPTRGGLLLNFEVPDVDAEHRRLVGEAGLPEVLPLRTEDFGQRHFIVGAPDGVLIDVITTTPPTDEYAGQYTSTQ comes from the coding sequence ATGAAGTCCGAGCTCGACAGCTTCTACCCCGTCATCTGCACCCGCGACGTCGCCGCGGCGCGCGACTTCTACACCCGCCACCTCGGCTTCACGGCGACCTTCCAGGCCGACTGGTACGTGAGCCTGCGCCGCCCCGACGCGCCTCACTACGAGCTCGCGCTGCTCGACCACCGCCACCCGACCCTCCCGGAGGGGTACCGCAATCCGACCCGGGGCGGCCTCCTGCTCAACTTCGAGGTGCCGGACGTGGACGCGGAGCACCGTCGGCTGGTCGGCGAGGCGGGACTGCCCGAAGTCCTCCCGCTGCGCACCGAGGACTTCGGGCAGCGGCACTTCATCGTCGGCGCCCCGGACGGGGTGCTCATCGACGTGATCACCACCACCCCGCCGACCGACGAGTACGCCGGTCAGTACACCTCCACCCAGTAG